Proteins found in one Pirellulales bacterium genomic segment:
- the bfr gene encoding bacterioferritin has translation MQGDPKVIDALNDALTIELTAINQYFCQAKMCKNWGFNKLAAKHYHESIGEMKHAEMLIDRILFLEGVPEIARYDVIRVGANVKEQFEHDLALETRGVKMYNAAIELFLKLNDGGSRELVERILVESEEHVDWLETQLGLIDAIGLENYLSEQMGEEPAGNH, from the coding sequence ATGCAAGGCGATCCCAAGGTCATCGACGCCCTCAACGACGCGCTGACCATCGAGCTGACGGCGATCAATCAGTACTTTTGCCAGGCCAAGATGTGCAAGAACTGGGGCTTCAACAAACTGGCCGCCAAGCACTATCACGAATCGATCGGCGAGATGAAGCACGCCGAGATGCTGATCGATCGCATCTTGTTCCTCGAAGGCGTGCCCGAGATCGCCCGCTACGACGTGATTCGCGTCGGCGCGAACGTCAAAGAACAGTTCGAACACGATCTCGCCCTCGAGACGCGCGGCGTGAAGATGTACAACGCCGCGATCGAGCTCTTCCTCAAGCTGAACGACGGCGGTAGCCGCGAGCTCGTCGAGCGGATCCTCGTCGAATCAGAAGAGCACGTCGATTGGCTCGAGACGCAGCTCGGTCTGATCGACGCGATCGGGCTGGAGAATTATCTCAGCGAGCAGATGGGCGAAGAACCCGCCGGCAACCACTAA
- a CDS encoding aldose 1-epimerase family protein, whose amino-acid sequence MSIKTWTLLDAAANQFVDSLELTPKEVGGTARGYRVSKRTLRGGVRDGVDVVELDNGECRVVVVPTRGMGIWRAWLGDFEVGWRSPVRGPVNPAHVPLFEPAGLGWLAGFDELVCRCGLESNGGPEWDDRGVLQYPLHGKIANTPARKVEVSIDGASGEITLTGTVEEARLYHAKLRLTSTVRLKPGEQGFRIHDLVENVSAEPSELEYLYHINFGLPLLDAGSKVVLPATQVVPQTPRAAEGVATWDTYDAPAAGFTEEVFFFELASSGDGHTQTMLRNARGDRGVSLLFNRQELPCFTLWKSTQMPEDGYVTGLEPSLNLPNGRSFEAAQGRVTKLAPHERREFRIEVRIHGDAEAVARAEQAIESLRGGVEPRVFDRPQAGWSPT is encoded by the coding sequence ATGAGCATCAAGACCTGGACCCTGCTCGACGCCGCCGCCAACCAATTCGTCGACTCCCTCGAGTTGACCCCCAAGGAAGTGGGCGGCACGGCCCGCGGATATCGCGTGAGCAAGCGCACGCTGCGAGGCGGCGTGCGCGACGGCGTCGATGTGGTCGAGCTCGACAACGGCGAGTGCCGCGTCGTCGTCGTACCGACGCGCGGCATGGGCATCTGGCGCGCCTGGCTGGGCGATTTCGAGGTCGGCTGGCGCTCGCCCGTGCGAGGCCCCGTGAATCCGGCTCACGTCCCGCTGTTCGAGCCGGCCGGGCTGGGTTGGCTGGCGGGCTTCGACGAGCTCGTCTGCCGGTGCGGGCTCGAAAGCAATGGCGGCCCCGAGTGGGACGACCGTGGCGTGCTTCAATACCCGTTGCACGGCAAGATCGCCAACACGCCGGCGCGCAAGGTCGAGGTTTCGATCGATGGCGCCTCGGGCGAAATCACGCTGACCGGCACGGTCGAGGAAGCACGCCTCTATCACGCGAAGCTGCGTCTGACGAGCACGGTTCGGCTCAAGCCGGGCGAGCAGGGGTTCCGCATCCACGACCTCGTCGAGAATGTGTCGGCCGAGCCGAGCGAGCTGGAATACCTATATCACATCAATTTCGGCCTGCCGCTGCTCGACGCGGGATCGAAAGTGGTGTTGCCGGCGACCCAGGTCGTGCCGCAGACGCCGCGCGCCGCGGAAGGCGTGGCCACCTGGGACACGTACGACGCGCCGGCGGCGGGCTTTACAGAAGAGGTGTTCTTCTTCGAACTGGCGTCGTCCGGCGACGGGCACACGCAAACGATGCTGCGCAACGCGCGCGGAGATCGGGGTGTGAGCCTGCTCTTCAATCGTCAGGAGTTGCCCTGCTTTACCCTGTGGAAAAGCACACAGATGCCCGAGGATGGCTATGTGACGGGGCTCGAGCCCAGTCTGAACCTGCCGAATGGGCGCTCTTTCGAGGCCGCGCAAGGCCGCGTGACGAAGCTCGCCCCGCACGAGCGGCGCGAGTTTCGCATCGAGGTGCGCATCCACGGCGATGCCGAAGCGGTGGCCCGTGCCGAGCAGGCCATTGAATCGCTGCGAGGTGGCGTTGAACCACGGGTGTTTGACCGGCCGCAAGCGGGTTGGTCTCCCACGTAG
- a CDS encoding transglutaminase domain-containing protein, with product MTEEQVVLEAALRPTWFVDSDSSLVAEFARGAIGAATDDVERACRLFYAVRDDIRYSAYGIKFGREAFCASSVIESGFGWCVTKSCLLAAVSRAAGIPCRLGYADVRNHLATEKLLRWMGTDIFCYHGYNEFWLAGRWVKATVAFNRSLCEKARLKPLEFDGREDSLYHPFDLEGRRHMEYLRDYGPADDVPYDAILARFAELYPGMRAMIVEQTTTEAGDFEAEIEAETAQREQRP from the coding sequence GTGACCGAAGAACAAGTCGTGCTCGAGGCCGCCTTGCGTCCTACGTGGTTCGTCGATAGCGATTCGTCGCTCGTGGCCGAGTTTGCCCGCGGTGCGATCGGCGCCGCGACGGACGACGTCGAACGCGCGTGCCGCTTGTTCTACGCCGTGCGCGACGATATTCGCTACAGCGCCTACGGCATCAAATTCGGCCGAGAGGCGTTTTGCGCTTCGAGCGTGATCGAGTCGGGTTTCGGCTGGTGCGTGACGAAGTCGTGCCTGCTGGCGGCCGTCTCGCGCGCCGCGGGCATCCCCTGCCGTCTGGGCTATGCCGACGTGCGCAATCATCTCGCCACCGAGAAGCTGCTGCGTTGGATGGGGACCGACATCTTCTGCTACCACGGCTACAACGAGTTCTGGCTCGCGGGACGCTGGGTCAAAGCCACCGTCGCCTTCAATCGCAGCCTGTGCGAGAAGGCCCGCCTCAAGCCGCTCGAGTTCGACGGGCGCGAGGACTCGCTGTATCATCCGTTCGATCTCGAAGGTCGGCGCCACATGGAGTATCTCCGCGACTACGGTCCGGCCGACGACGTGCCGTACGATGCCATCCTGGCCCGCTTCGCCGAGTTGTATCCCGGCATGCGCGCCATGATCGTCGAGCAAACGACCACCGAGGCAGGAGACTTCGAGGCCGAGATCGAGGCGGAAACCGCCCAGCGCGAACAACGTCCCTAG
- a CDS encoding IS5 family transposase → MKTTKSPRRVLQYAYLIGQLVLPDYSHRCSRHDFTQPQLFACLALKEFLQLDYRKLTGLLQDASELAAAIGLQKVPHFTTFQKAARRLLINRFSQAYLDQTVRLAQVQGRLPRRVSLAALDGTGLESRHVSQHYLRRSAATAKTGPKAAFRRFPKAGVLCDTQTHLVLACVPGRGPGSDGTHFEQALNEALRRVQIDTLAADAGYDGEHHHRFAREQKGVRSLIPPLIGRPTKKPPTGYWRRQMKSRLHLTRYSQRWQAETVNSMLKRLLGSALRARRYWSQCREILLRAITLNIMILRRRQGFYRASIAKYSHLRPLPTPNNSSIAVQGPQSRRGAQHELRAFEFAQPVFDDFGRQMMIGRDDAGRTGRPQQVGRHLAVFGHRAIAVGAHPLAILAQEYEHGHACPAAHLERRGKIGVRIAVEITHLDLVGRLGKVLEDGALLHAIAAPGPRQAQDLHLADESGEQRALLLRERHAPVERLPAFAMLVRAMLGEKVVIGEPRVEHRCKIHVG, encoded by the coding sequence ATGAAGACTACGAAGTCGCCACGGCGAGTATTGCAGTATGCTTATCTGATCGGCCAGTTGGTGCTGCCCGACTATTCGCATCGCTGCAGCCGCCACGATTTTACGCAGCCGCAGCTGTTTGCCTGCCTGGCACTCAAGGAGTTCCTGCAACTCGATTATCGCAAGCTGACCGGCTTGCTCCAAGACGCCAGCGAGTTGGCCGCCGCGATCGGCCTCCAGAAGGTGCCGCACTTCACGACCTTTCAGAAGGCGGCTCGGCGGCTGCTCATCAACCGTTTCTCGCAAGCGTATCTCGACCAGACGGTTCGCCTGGCTCAGGTGCAAGGCCGACTACCCCGGCGTGTCTCGCTAGCGGCTTTGGACGGCACCGGGCTGGAGTCGCGACACGTCAGTCAGCATTACCTCAGACGCAGCGCAGCGACCGCAAAAACCGGCCCAAAGGCCGCTTTTCGTCGTTTTCCCAAGGCGGGCGTGCTGTGCGACACCCAGACGCATCTGGTGCTGGCCTGCGTGCCAGGACGGGGCCCGGGCTCCGACGGAACGCACTTTGAACAAGCGCTGAACGAAGCGCTGCGGCGCGTGCAGATAGACACGCTGGCGGCCGACGCGGGCTACGATGGTGAGCATCACCACCGCTTCGCACGTGAGCAGAAGGGCGTGCGTTCGCTCATCCCTCCGCTGATCGGTCGACCGACGAAGAAGCCGCCGACGGGCTACTGGCGACGACAAATGAAATCACGGCTGCACCTGACTCGCTATTCCCAGCGCTGGCAAGCAGAAACCGTGAACAGTATGCTCAAGCGGCTGCTCGGCTCCGCACTCCGAGCCCGCCGCTACTGGAGTCAATGCCGCGAAATCCTGCTGCGTGCGATCACACTAAACATCATGATCCTCAGACGACGGCAGGGTTTCTACAGAGCATCCATCGCCAAATATTCCCACCTTCGTCCGCTGCCTACGCCCAACAATTCATCAATCGCCGTGCAAGGCCCGCAATCGCGCCGAGGTGCGCAGCACGAGTTGCGCGCGTTCGAATTCGCGCAGCCAGTCTTCGATGACTTCGGCCGTCAGATGATGATCGGGAGGGACGATGCCGGTCGGACAGGCCGCCCCCAGCAAGTCGGCCGCCATCTGGCGGTATTTGGCCACCGTGCGATCGCCGTAGGTGCTCACCCATTGGCCATCCTCGCTCAGGAATACGAGCATGGGCACGCGTGCCCCGCCGCACATCTGGAGCGCCGCGGCAAGATCGGCGTTCGCATCGCGGTCGAAATAACGCACCTGGATCTTGTCGGTCGCCTCGGCAAAGTGCTGGAAGATGGGGCATTGCTGCACGCAATCGCCGCACCAGGCCCCCGCCAGGCACAAGACCTTCATCTCGCGGACGAATCCGGTGAGCAGCGTGCGTTGCTGCTCCGTGAGCGTCACGCGCCCGTAGAACGCCTCCCAGCGTTTGCGATGCTCGTCCGTGCCATGCTGGGCGAGAAAGTCGTGATAGGAGAGCCCCGCGTCGAACATCGCTGCAAAATCCATGTTGGCTGA
- a CDS encoding (2Fe-2S)-binding protein, which produces MSPRFHGANDYLCHCLRVSEGTLRQLAAVGQVRSLDDVKRHTGAGEGCTGCHRRIQEFLAGGECGR; this is translated from the coding sequence ATGAGCCCCCGTTTTCACGGCGCCAACGACTATCTCTGTCACTGTCTGCGGGTCTCGGAAGGCACCCTGCGGCAATTGGCCGCTGTGGGTCAGGTGCGCTCGCTCGACGACGTGAAGCGACACACCGGCGCCGGCGAAGGCTGCACCGGCTGTCATCGTCGTATTCAAGAGTTTCTGGCCGGCGGCGAGTGCGGACGCTAG
- a CDS encoding glutaredoxin family protein, protein MTNPPEVLLFTREGCHLCDDALALLREHGLQPTLIDIDRDPGLRERYDVCVPVVVIDGKERFRGRVDRRLLARLLRGRG, encoded by the coding sequence ATGACGAACCCGCCCGAGGTGCTGTTGTTCACGCGCGAAGGGTGCCATCTCTGTGACGATGCGCTGGCCTTGCTGCGCGAGCATGGCCTGCAGCCCACGCTCATCGATATCGATCGCGATCCCGGACTGCGCGAGCGATACGACGTGTGCGTGCCGGTCGTCGTAATCGACGGCAAGGAGCGGTTCCGCGGTCGCGTCGATCGTCGACTGCTGGCGCGTCTCTTGCGAGGGCGCGGTTGA
- a CDS encoding DUF1080 domain-containing protein, producing MLKRHWLFVALMLACGTFAVARADEEKPEAITDPKMAGKDFAVQGEYLGEFDLGDGNAQKFGLQVVSLGEGKYKGVAYFGGLPGEGWDGFGKLEADAAEEDGVVKLTANEGYAIIKDGTVVVKSIDEQELGTLKKYERKIESEGASPPEGAIVLFDGKNADAWEGGKVTEEGFLNCGVKSKQSFGDHTLHLEFRTPYMPEAQGQARGNSGVYLQNRYELQILDSFGLEGLDNECGGIYSKKAPRENMCLPPLTWQTYDIDFVAPKFDESGKKTDNAKVTVRHNGVVIHENFALDSETPGGEKEAAGAGPILLQDHGNPVVFRNIWVVENKPETTAAK from the coding sequence ATGCTGAAGAGACACTGGCTGTTCGTCGCACTGATGCTGGCGTGCGGCACGTTTGCCGTGGCTCGCGCCGATGAAGAAAAACCCGAGGCCATCACCGATCCGAAAATGGCCGGCAAGGACTTCGCCGTGCAGGGCGAGTACCTGGGCGAGTTCGATCTGGGAGACGGCAACGCGCAGAAGTTCGGCCTGCAGGTCGTGTCGCTGGGCGAAGGCAAGTACAAGGGAGTCGCCTACTTCGGCGGGTTGCCGGGCGAAGGCTGGGATGGCTTCGGCAAGCTCGAGGCCGACGCCGCCGAGGAAGACGGTGTCGTCAAGCTGACCGCGAACGAAGGCTACGCGATCATCAAGGATGGCACGGTCGTCGTGAAGAGCATCGACGAGCAGGAGCTCGGCACGCTGAAGAAGTACGAGCGCAAGATCGAGTCCGAAGGCGCTTCGCCCCCCGAGGGCGCGATCGTGCTCTTCGACGGCAAGAATGCCGACGCCTGGGAAGGTGGCAAGGTCACCGAGGAAGGTTTTCTCAACTGCGGCGTGAAGAGCAAGCAGAGCTTCGGCGATCATACATTGCATCTCGAGTTCCGCACGCCGTACATGCCCGAGGCCCAGGGCCAGGCGCGCGGCAACAGCGGCGTCTATCTGCAGAATCGCTACGAGTTGCAGATCCTCGATTCGTTCGGGCTCGAAGGGCTCGACAACGAGTGCGGCGGCATCTACTCGAAGAAGGCCCCGCGCGAGAACATGTGCCTCCCCCCGCTCACCTGGCAGACGTATGATATCGACTTCGTCGCGCCGAAGTTCGACGAGTCGGGCAAGAAGACGGACAACGCCAAGGTCACGGTGCGGCATAACGGCGTCGTGATTCACGAAAACTTCGCCCTCGACAGCGAGACGCCCGGTGGCGAGAAGGAAGCCGCTGGCGCCGGCCCGATCCTGCTGCAGGACCACGGTAACCCGGTCGTCTTCCGCAACATCTGGGTGGTGGAAAACAAGCCGGAAACGACGGCCGCCAAGTAA
- the thiO gene encoding glycine oxidase ThiO has product MHDTLIVGGGVIGLSLAYELATRGQRVQVIDRGEPASEASWAGAGILPPANSRTAADPLDRLGAVSLDLHADWAERLRDETGIDNGFRRCGALYVARSDTERKELEVLARDGVRRQVEFRSLDVAELARLEPALRASAQDAVWLVPGEYQIRNPRHLKALLAACVAHGVQIIAGIETYDFDVGGGRVRGAVTSAGRLEAGNYCVASGAWSRRLLSRLGIEVPLRPVRGQIVLLQAAVGELRHIVNEGPRYLVPRDDGHILVGSTEEEVGFDKRTTVEGMTGLLQLAVGLVPNLAQARVERSWAGLRPATADRKPIIGRLPELANAYVAAGHFRSGLTLSPGTAVALAQLMAGETPCVSLDTLGPDRF; this is encoded by the coding sequence ATGCACGACACGCTGATCGTCGGCGGCGGAGTGATTGGCCTGTCGCTGGCCTACGAACTCGCGACGCGCGGACAGCGGGTCCAAGTGATCGATCGCGGCGAACCGGCCAGCGAGGCCTCTTGGGCCGGCGCCGGAATTCTACCGCCGGCGAATTCGCGCACCGCCGCCGATCCGCTCGATCGTTTAGGCGCGGTCAGTCTCGACTTGCACGCTGATTGGGCCGAGCGATTGCGCGACGAGACGGGCATCGACAATGGCTTCCGTCGCTGTGGTGCGCTTTATGTCGCGCGAAGCGACACGGAGCGGAAGGAACTCGAGGTGCTCGCGCGCGACGGCGTCCGCCGGCAGGTCGAGTTTCGCTCGCTCGACGTGGCCGAGTTGGCTCGGCTCGAGCCAGCGCTTCGCGCGTCAGCGCAAGACGCCGTCTGGCTGGTGCCGGGCGAATATCAGATTCGTAATCCCCGCCATCTCAAGGCGCTGCTGGCCGCGTGTGTGGCGCACGGCGTGCAGATTATCGCTGGCATCGAGACGTACGACTTCGATGTTGGCGGCGGAAGGGTCCGGGGGGCCGTCACCTCGGCGGGCCGTCTCGAAGCCGGTAACTACTGCGTCGCGTCTGGCGCCTGGAGCCGACGCCTCTTGAGCCGATTGGGCATCGAAGTGCCCCTGCGACCCGTGCGCGGACAGATCGTGCTTTTGCAGGCAGCGGTCGGAGAGCTCCGGCACATCGTCAACGAGGGGCCACGCTACCTCGTGCCGCGCGACGACGGCCACATCCTCGTCGGCTCGACCGAGGAAGAGGTGGGCTTTGACAAACGCACTACCGTCGAGGGTATGACCGGGCTGCTGCAGTTGGCCGTGGGGCTGGTGCCCAACCTCGCGCAGGCGCGCGTCGAGCGAAGCTGGGCCGGACTGCGACCTGCCACCGCGGATCGCAAGCCGATTATCGGACGCTTGCCCGAGTTGGCCAATGCCTATGTCGCCGCGGGACACTTTCGCAGCGGGCTGACATTGTCGCCGGGAACTGCCGTGGCGCTAGCGCAGTTGATGGCCGGCGAGACGCCTTGCGTTTCGCTCGACACGTTGGGCCCCGACCGCTTCTAG
- a CDS encoding serine/threonine protein kinase produces MSKLAVDSFLELVRRSGLVDNSQLERTLSVLDAEQAGESIADSRVMAKRLVDAGLLTDWQTQNLLEGRYKRFFLGKHKLLRHLGTGGMSSVYLAEHVMLRRREAIKVLPQNKVDDSSYLDRFLREAQAAAKLEHPNIVRTYDIGCEDKTYYIAMEFIEGRDLYQRVKDDGPLGFEVAAKYVCQGATGLAHAHEKGLVHRDVKPANLLVDAKGTVKLLDLGLALEKQASSLTIAHGEEVLGTADYCSPEQAINSHDVDARADIYSLGCTLYYLLTGNPPFPEGSLAQRLMKHQLEQPKSILEYRPETPHDLVRICQKMMAKKREDRFQSALEVRQVLLNWLATRSGSKSGVLARAPQPGSGSSSSVLRGGSSAGKNQALSDTATGKDVATFKGPSSIVKPGATPRPTTPHPTPLKTPAAQTPGAKPTAAPKPAPAPKSTVPAKPVEPPSDFDFPADLLGEINEGVSLDAPPLAPAKSKKAPSVWRTVMIGAAIAIPLIIVFALGYLLAKGG; encoded by the coding sequence ATGTCCAAGCTCGCGGTTGACAGCTTCCTCGAACTCGTCCGACGAAGCGGGCTGGTAGACAACAGCCAGCTCGAGCGCACACTCTCTGTCCTCGATGCCGAGCAAGCGGGCGAGTCGATCGCCGACAGCCGCGTGATGGCCAAGCGGCTGGTCGATGCCGGCCTGCTCACCGACTGGCAAACGCAGAATCTGCTCGAAGGACGCTACAAGCGTTTCTTCCTCGGCAAGCACAAGTTACTCCGGCATCTCGGCACGGGAGGCATGAGCAGCGTCTACCTGGCCGAGCACGTGATGCTCCGCCGGCGCGAGGCGATCAAGGTCCTGCCGCAGAACAAGGTCGACGACTCGTCCTACCTCGACCGCTTCCTCCGCGAAGCGCAGGCCGCCGCCAAGCTCGAACATCCGAATATCGTGCGCACGTACGATATCGGCTGCGAAGACAAGACCTACTACATCGCGATGGAGTTTATTGAAGGACGCGATCTCTATCAGCGTGTGAAGGACGACGGCCCGCTCGGCTTCGAAGTCGCCGCGAAGTACGTCTGCCAGGGGGCGACCGGTCTGGCGCACGCGCACGAGAAAGGGCTGGTTCACCGCGACGTCAAGCCCGCCAACCTGCTCGTCGACGCCAAGGGGACCGTCAAGTTGCTCGATCTCGGGCTCGCGCTCGAGAAGCAGGCCTCGTCGCTAACGATTGCCCACGGCGAAGAGGTCTTGGGTACCGCCGACTACTGCTCGCCCGAGCAGGCCATCAACAGCCACGACGTCGATGCACGGGCAGATATCTACAGCCTGGGCTGCACGCTGTACTACCTGCTCACCGGCAACCCGCCCTTCCCCGAAGGCTCGCTCGCGCAGCGTTTGATGAAGCATCAGCTCGAGCAGCCCAAGAGCATCCTCGAGTATCGCCCCGAGACGCCGCACGACCTGGTCCGCATCTGCCAGAAGATGATGGCCAAGAAGCGCGAGGATCGCTTCCAGTCGGCGCTGGAAGTGCGCCAGGTGCTGCTCAACTGGCTGGCGACCCGCAGCGGCAGCAAGTCGGGCGTGCTGGCCCGGGCCCCCCAGCCTGGCTCGGGCAGTTCGAGCAGCGTGCTGCGCGGCGGAAGTAGCGCCGGTAAGAATCAGGCTCTGAGCGATACGGCCACGGGCAAGGATGTCGCGACGTTCAAAGGGCCGAGTTCGATCGTCAAGCCAGGCGCGACCCCACGTCCCACGACGCCACACCCCACACCGCTGAAGACGCCCGCCGCGCAAACGCCGGGCGCTAAGCCGACCGCGGCACCCAAGCCGGCCCCTGCCCCCAAGTCCACCGTACCCGCCAAGCCGGTCGAGCCCCCATCGGATTTCGATTTCCCCGCCGACCTGCTGGGCGAGATCAACGAGGGAGTGAGTCTCGACGCGCCACCGCTGGCTCCGGCGAAATCCAAGAAAGCGCCTTCGGTATGGCGTACGGTGATGATCGGTGCGGCAATCGCCATTCCACTGATCATCGTCTTCGCGCTGGGCTACTTGCTGGCCAAAGGGGGCTAG
- a CDS encoding HEAT repeat domain-containing protein, whose translation MRAQPLVLLTVCLTIVLAAFYVVHPRLLARPAHRWLTKRPLANRSISELARAVGDVDPARAAAARKSLLEQIAATRLEPTPQAAARLEELSAALARECVSWHAETGQANAELANKILAAAGSHFPVPTRDVLVARCEIVLRAAHAASLDQAADRRQVAAAVPTESPTKANTVAEHPIAALSFDAPLAQFPGGGLPIERAGPALPAAAKSEPERGSSGSALPGSVSGHSPRLAAVNGSASAESTAADGQSPLPLSAPSEQLLEMPRFQREAAHRRRHPIAAAAAVVAVQQASRGSTRPTSPVIEMAQRLHSPVDATRVAARAELRAIGYSDVHVELLHAVTDADAEKRAAAARALPVMRGMNARPWLLWLSYDDLEEVRHAALSVLATSYDPELMDRMREAANADAAPRVRRLAETYLTNMAHR comes from the coding sequence ATGCGTGCCCAACCCCTCGTGCTGCTAACCGTTTGCCTGACGATCGTCTTGGCGGCGTTTTACGTCGTTCATCCGCGTCTGCTGGCGCGTCCCGCGCATCGCTGGCTGACCAAACGCCCGCTGGCCAATAGGTCGATCTCCGAATTGGCTCGCGCCGTCGGCGATGTAGATCCGGCACGAGCCGCCGCGGCGCGCAAGAGCTTGCTCGAACAGATCGCCGCTACGCGCCTCGAGCCAACGCCGCAGGCAGCCGCCCGGCTCGAGGAACTCTCGGCCGCGCTGGCGCGAGAATGCGTGTCCTGGCACGCCGAGACAGGCCAGGCGAACGCCGAGTTGGCCAACAAGATACTTGCGGCGGCAGGATCGCACTTTCCGGTGCCGACGCGCGACGTCCTGGTTGCGCGGTGCGAAATCGTGCTCCGCGCCGCGCATGCCGCGTCCCTCGACCAGGCGGCAGACCGCCGTCAGGTCGCGGCGGCTGTCCCCACAGAATCACCGACGAAAGCGAACACCGTCGCAGAACATCCCATCGCGGCGTTGAGTTTCGACGCCCCCCTCGCACAGTTTCCAGGGGGAGGGCTTCCCATCGAACGCGCCGGACCGGCCCTGCCTGCCGCCGCGAAGTCCGAGCCCGAGCGTGGATCGTCCGGCAGCGCGTTGCCGGGGAGCGTGTCTGGCCATTCGCCGCGTCTCGCAGCGGTAAATGGCTCGGCCAGTGCGGAATCGACTGCGGCCGACGGACAATCCCCCCTACCCCTTTCGGCCCCAAGCGAGCAATTGCTCGAGATGCCGCGCTTTCAGCGCGAGGCGGCCCATCGACGACGCCATCCAATTGCCGCGGCCGCTGCCGTCGTCGCGGTGCAACAGGCCAGCCGGGGAAGCACTCGTCCGACTTCGCCGGTAATCGAGATGGCGCAGCGGCTGCATTCGCCCGTCGATGCGACGCGTGTCGCCGCGCGGGCCGAACTGCGCGCGATCGGCTATTCCGACGTTCACGTCGAACTGCTGCATGCGGTCACCGATGCCGATGCCGAGAAGCGCGCGGCGGCGGCTCGTGCGTTGCCGGTCATGCGTGGCATGAACGCGCGGCCGTGGCTGCTGTGGCTCAGCTACGACGACCTGGAAGAAGTCCGACACGCGGCCCTCTCGGTGCTGGCGACCAGCTACGATCCCGAATTGATGGATCGCATGCGCGAGGCGGCCAATGCCGACGCCGCGCCGCGCGTCCGCCGCCTGGCCGAAACCTACCTGACGAACATGGCGCATCGTTAG
- a CDS encoding class I SAM-dependent methyltransferase, producing MSSAIPPAQPSERPLIVDPALLRQATLKNLDAHTTHRGQIEMPCAPAALEHYMARLCGMFQHMGRALAPQEASELRHLVAENLRRGYDLAPTAKLVVQYEIQSSPTLTKSLKCQVTVSVPSLTDHYRTWTETKSEALFGANPDARVMAVAAEIADPRACPVLDVGAGTGRNSLPLARLGFPVDAVEMTVEFADRLEAGAASESLSVHVLRGDLFDPATALPTNHYRLALLSEVVSHFRSYDELRRMLTKLSDSLVPEGLLLFNIFLTADHFEPEPLLREMSQVAWASLYTTRELNQALEGLPLTVLSNDSVVEYEHAHLPREAWPPTGWFMSWTTGKAITPLERGYPPIDMRWILCRRL from the coding sequence ATGAGCTCAGCCATACCGCCAGCACAGCCTTCAGAACGACCGTTGATCGTCGACCCCGCGCTGTTGCGTCAGGCGACGCTGAAGAACCTCGACGCGCATACGACGCATCGCGGGCAAATCGAGATGCCTTGCGCGCCGGCGGCCCTCGAACATTACATGGCACGGCTCTGCGGCATGTTCCAGCACATGGGTCGCGCGCTGGCGCCACAAGAAGCCAGCGAACTGCGCCATCTGGTGGCGGAAAACCTTCGCCGCGGCTACGATCTCGCCCCCACGGCCAAGCTTGTCGTCCAGTACGAGATCCAGTCGTCTCCCACATTGACGAAAAGCTTGAAGTGCCAGGTGACGGTCAGCGTGCCGTCGCTGACGGACCACTATCGCACGTGGACGGAGACGAAGAGCGAGGCACTGTTCGGCGCGAATCCCGACGCCCGCGTGATGGCCGTCGCGGCGGAGATTGCCGATCCGCGTGCCTGCCCGGTACTCGACGTGGGAGCGGGCACGGGGCGCAATTCGCTGCCGCTGGCACGGCTCGGTTTTCCCGTCGATGCCGTGGAGATGACGGTCGAATTCGCCGATCGTCTCGAGGCCGGCGCGGCGAGCGAATCGCTGTCGGTTCATGTTCTACGGGGAGACCTGTTCGATCCTGCCACCGCACTGCCGACGAATCATTATCGTTTGGCGCTCTTATCGGAAGTGGTCTCGCACTTCCGCAGCTACGACGAGCTGCGCCGCATGCTGACCAAGCTGAGCGATTCGCTGGTGCCAGAAGGCTTGTTGCTGTTCAATATCTTTCTGACGGCCGATCACTTCGAGCCGGAACCGCTCTTACGTGAGATGTCGCAGGTAGCCTGGGCGTCGCTCTATACGACGCGCGAGTTGAATCAGGCGCTCGAGGGGCTGCCCCTCACCGTGCTCTCCAACGATTCGGTCGTCGAGTACGAGCATGCCCACCTGCCGCGCGAGGCCTGGCCCCCGACCGGCTGGTTCATGTCGTGGACGACAGGCAAGGCGATTACCCCGCTCGAGCGCGGCTATCCGCCCATCGACATGCGGTGGATCCTCTGCCGGCGCCTGTGA